A genomic region of Anopheles coustani chromosome 3, idAnoCousDA_361_x.2, whole genome shotgun sequence contains the following coding sequences:
- the LOC131272314 gene encoding uncharacterized protein LOC131272314, giving the protein MEFYRPLFRLLTCCYLVQLGTSLPFTFPDGSNSRSVNSDRSRDRTSSPEVTQSRRPEFFEGRSIRGNGPSSNRNQQFPDIYSRYQVHEDETDPPGVRPTVGPFLTNRPPSITPPPQYTTRSDRPNAAYNRLPPSKNDEPIQAEPTADDDYEDDDEDVGEEGEQPDKPVPVPAAISRPPVPVGGGGGATFNNLFYSFNDKFGGLGGLFGESSGRHKFKYKRRKPGQPCIPYDLFHKLKYGRDLQGNAVDPKTLLPNLNLILADLNYYSPNNNYGGGGGHLSDTGAGGAVFNNHYYDAVGGYPCQGVSFGGGGGGGGHGGLFGGFPHKPFKPHRPHGGPLGFFGQGGLFDWVSSADQVQGDEGVGEGGAATGGNRPAVVFNLNDAIDTVATNWKPGESFEMMMKVIANFITQVAGGAAAPVADVATDVGKINREFFSLFG; this is encoded by the exons ATGGAGTTTTACCGTCCG TTATTCCGCCTACTGACGTGTTGCTATCTCGTTCAGCTGGGCACATCCCTACCGTTTACCTTCCCCGATGGTAGTAACAGTCGAAGTGTCAATAGTGACCGGAGTAGGGACCGCACATCCTCGCCCGAGGTAACGCAAAGCCGCCGGCCGGAGTTCTTCGAGGGTCGAAGTATCCGAGGCAATGGTCCTTCTTCGAATCGAAACCAGCAGTTTCCCGACATCTACAGCCGCTATCAGGTGCACGAGGACGAAACGGATCCACCCGGCGTGCGCCCCACCGTTGGACCGTTCCTAACGAATCGCCCACCGTCGATCACACCCCCGCCACAGTACACCACCCGGTCGGATCGTCCAAATGCGGCCTACAACCGCCTTCCGCCGTCGAAAAACGATGAACCGATTCAGGCTGAACCGACGGCGGACGACGACTACGAGGACGATGACGAGGACGTCGGTGAGGAAGGGGAGCAGCCCGACAAACCGGTCCCTGTCCCGGCAGCCATCAGTAGACCCCCGGTCCCGGTGGGAGGCGGTGGGGGAGCCACGTTTAACAATCTGTTCTACAGCTTCAACGACAAGTTCGGTGGACTGGGAGGGTTGTTCGGGGAGAGCTCGGGGCGGCACAAGTTCAAGTACAAACGGCGAAAGCCGGGCCAACCGTGCATTCCGTACGATCTGTTCCACAAGCTCAAGTACGGGCGCGATCTGCAGGGTAATGCGGTCGACCCGAAGACGCTCCTGCCGAACCTGAACCTGATCCTGGCGGACCTCAACTACTACTCACCGAATAACAACTATGGCGGAGGTGGAGGGCACTTGAGCGACACCGGCGCTGGTGGAGCGGTGTTCAACAATCACTACTACGATGCCGTCGGTGGCTATCCCTGTCAGGGGGTTTCCTTcggaggcggtggtggtggtggtggtcatgGCGGTCTCTTTGGAGGATTTCCGCACAAACCCTTCAAGCCGCATCGTCCACACGGAGGTCCGCTCGGGTTCTTCGGTCAGGGAGGACTGTTCGATTGGGTTTCATCAGCAGATCAGGTGCAGGGCGACGAAGGGGTAGGTGAAGGTGGGGCGGCCACTGGTGGCAACAGACCTGCGGTGGTGTTCAACCTAAACGATGCTATCGACACCGTG GCTACCAACTGGAAACCCGGCGAAAGCTtcgagatgatgatgaaggtGATTGCCAACTTTATCACGCAGGTAGCGGGAGGAGCGGCCGCACCCGTTGCAGATGTGGCAACCGACGT